From the Myxococcales bacterium genome, one window contains:
- a CDS encoding S8 family serine peptidase translates to MHRRSFIPRLVLAACFLFLFPLASFATMYSASTWYEGHEAAADSCIIEFAPDFSVIDVRHELAAAGWSLRQLSMLDGTLVEADDFDALALYKGDEIAIGVVDIDPATDLAAQLEELRDLSGVRDVAPNYIHRVLMTPNDPYYSSQQGNFRQIYVNDAWDIATGQGATVAVIDTGYRKTGMTDPVKNLLTGYDFWGNDSNVQDYIGHGTHVSNTVAENTNNGKGCAGIAYNAKLMPLKVFPDYDQGALESDILSAINYAVSNGADVINMSLGGGGYVSSTNNAINNAVSHDVVVVAASGNEYAGTVDYPAAYENCIAVGATNRHSVGANPSRADFSNYGSALDISAPGVDIVQEAYEPTWGVGFYSFGGTSMASPHIAGVAALLVEHGGADASGIRQAMCNTARSSSGVGKWTSQLGYGEVDAYAALVEYAGVNQAPTAVAKATPTKGSAPLKVTFDGTDSKDSDGKIVQYTWRYKQSNDLVGTGKKLTYTFHDTGTYNIVLTVKDNQGATATDTVQIVITPGSDDDDDTGGDDDTGDDYDFDDSDCGKLLQTIYNKCDFSLVYENGQNISPASALTMCENSSGGNNWECLQSCYDQVDNCDDMEACVTEHCSVQLSDGGSSDDDSDSSADDNFLWGCGS, encoded by the coding sequence ATGCACCGTCGTTCGTTTATTCCGCGTCTGGTTTTGGCCGCCTGTTTTCTTTTCCTTTTCCCTCTGGCGTCTTTCGCCACCATGTACAGCGCATCGACCTGGTATGAGGGGCACGAGGCCGCGGCCGATAGTTGCATCATTGAATTCGCTCCGGACTTTTCCGTGATCGATGTCCGGCACGAGTTGGCGGCGGCCGGTTGGTCGTTGCGCCAGCTTTCGATGCTCGACGGCACGTTGGTCGAGGCCGATGATTTCGACGCCCTCGCCCTTTACAAGGGCGACGAGATCGCGATCGGCGTGGTCGACATCGATCCGGCGACGGATCTCGCCGCGCAACTCGAGGAGCTGCGCGATCTGTCGGGCGTGCGGGACGTGGCGCCGAATTACATTCACCGCGTCCTGATGACGCCCAACGATCCCTACTATTCCTCGCAGCAGGGCAACTTCCGCCAGATCTACGTCAACGACGCCTGGGACATTGCCACGGGCCAGGGCGCCACGGTGGCGGTGATCGATACCGGTTACCGCAAGACCGGCATGACCGATCCGGTGAAAAACCTGCTGACCGGTTACGATTTCTGGGGCAACGACAGCAACGTGCAGGATTACATCGGCCACGGCACGCACGTTTCCAACACGGTCGCCGAAAACACCAACAACGGCAAAGGCTGCGCGGGCATCGCCTACAACGCCAAGCTCATGCCGCTCAAGGTGTTTCCCGATTACGATCAGGGCGCGCTGGAAAGCGACATCCTTTCGGCCATCAATTACGCCGTCAGCAACGGCGCCGACGTCATCAACATGTCGCTGGGCGGCGGCGGCTACGTTTCCTCGACCAACAACGCGATCAACAACGCGGTGAGCCATGACGTGGTCGTGGTGGCGGCTTCGGGCAACGAATACGCCGGCACGGTCGATTACCCGGCGGCCTACGAGAATTGCATCGCCGTCGGCGCCACCAACCGGCACTCGGTCGGCGCCAACCCGTCGCGCGCCGACTTTTCCAATTACGGCAGCGCCCTGGACATCTCGGCGCCGGGCGTCGACATCGTGCAGGAAGCCTACGAACCGACGTGGGGCGTCGGCTTCTATTCGTTCGGCGGCACGAGCATGGCCTCGCCGCACATCGCCGGCGTCGCGGCCTTGCTGGTCGAGCACGGCGGCGCCGACGCGTCCGGCATCCGGCAGGCGATGTGCAATACGGCGCGGTCCTCGTCGGGCGTCGGCAAATGGACCAGCCAGCTCGGTTACGGCGAAGTGGACGCGTACGCGGCGCTGGTCGAATACGCCGGCGTCAACCAGGCGCCGACCGCCGTCGCCAAGGCGACCCCGACCAAGGGTTCCGCCCCCTTGAAGGTGACCTTCGACGGCACCGACAGCAAGGATTCGGACGGCAAGATCGTGCAATACACCTGGCGGTACAAGCAGAGCAACGACCTGGTCGGCACCGGCAAAAAGCTCACCTACACCTTCCACGACACCGGCACCTACAACATCGTGCTGACGGTCAAGGACAACCAGGGCGCGACCGCCACCGACACGGTGCAGATCGTCATCACCCCCGGTTCCGACGACGATGACGACACCGGCGGCGACGACGACACCGGCGACGACTACGACTTCGACGACAGCGACTGCGGCAAACTGTTGCAGACGATCTACAACAAATGCGACTTTTCTCTGGTGTACGAAAACGGCCAGAACATCTCGCCGGCCAGCGCCCTGACCATGTGCGAGAACAGCAGCGGCGGCAACAACTGGGAATGCCTGCAGTCCTGCTACGACCAGGTGGATAACTGCGACGACATGGAAGCCTGCGTCACCGAGCACTGCTCGGTCCAACTGTCCGACGGCGGCTCGTCCGACGACGACAGCGACAGCAGCGCCGACGACAATTTCCTCTGGGGCTGCGGCAGTTGA